One window of Fusobacterium sp. SYSU M8D902 genomic DNA carries:
- a CDS encoding YbaB/EbfC family nucleoid-associated protein: MVRKLKGGKTSQGAGSQMNILKQAQAMQQQMLLVQEGLKEKELTSSVGGGAVTVRVNGQKELLEVKLTDDIVKEAAEDKEMLEDLIVSAVKEAMRQADELAENEMGKVTGGINIPGLF; this comes from the coding sequence ATGGTAAGAAAATTAAAAGGTGGAAAAACATCACAAGGTGCAGGAAGCCAAATGAATATATTAAAACAAGCTCAAGCTATGCAACAACAAATGCTTTTAGTTCAAGAAGGGCTTAAAGAGAAAGAGTTAACATCTTCAGTTGGTGGAGGAGCTGTTACTGTAAGAGTTAATGGACAAAAAGAGTTATTAGAAGTTAAATTAACTGATGATATAGTTAAAGAGGCAGCTGAGGATAAAGAGATGTTAGAAGATCTAATCGTTTCTGCTGTTAAAGAAGCTATGAGACAAGCTGATGAGTTAGCTGAAAATGAGATGGGAAAAGTAACTGGTGGAATAAATATACCAGGATTATTCTAA
- a CDS encoding SprT family zinc-dependent metalloprotease: MKVRVTKKKIKNIIIKINDMGEVLVSAPLNVPNYYIEKVLKEKEEWIRERLELLTKREKKIVQYDSGEIFSYLGKRYTIEIQHSTKEYCQLKNDKFIIYLKENSFEKRKTLINTWICDNFCPFMMELTMNISEKIGYTPEVVKFRDMKTRWGSCNSKNRSITYNYQLYKKSREIIEYVVLHELSHIPYPHHQKSFWDFVEKYMPDWKIRRKLLKESSDE; the protein is encoded by the coding sequence ATGAAAGTAAGGGTAACTAAGAAAAAAATAAAAAATATAATTATAAAGATTAATGATATGGGAGAAGTTTTAGTGTCTGCTCCTTTAAATGTTCCAAATTACTATATAGAAAAGGTATTGAAGGAAAAAGAGGAATGGATAAGGGAGAGGTTAGAACTTCTGACAAAAAGAGAGAAAAAAATTGTACAGTATGATAGTGGAGAGATTTTCAGTTACTTGGGAAAGAGATATACAATAGAGATACAGCACTCTACTAAAGAGTATTGTCAATTAAAAAATGATAAATTTATAATATATTTAAAAGAGAATAGCTTTGAGAAAAGAAAAACTTTAATTAATACTTGGATCTGTGATAATTTTTGCCCTTTTATGATGGAACTCACTATGAATATTAGTGAAAAGATAGGCTATACTCCTGAAGTTGTAAAATTTAGAGATATGAAAACTAGATGGGGATCTTGTAATTCTAAAAATAGGAGTATAACATATAATTATCAGCTATATAAAAAGAGCAGAGAGATTATAGAGTATGTAGTTTTACATGAATTGTCACACATACCATATCCACATCATCAAAAAAGTTTTTGGGATTTTGTAGAAAAATATATGCCAGACTGGAAAATCAGAAGAAAACTGTTGAAGGAGAGTAGTGATGAATAG
- a CDS encoding Cof-type HAD-IIB family hydrolase, translated as MEIKAVALDLDGTLLDSNKKISQENRKILKLLESKGVKIIIVTGRTYISAKPYAEMLDMDSFVIAYNGAKVVNYRNDEVVLELPLEERYARRIIELAQDRDFHINLYQDNCWFVEELDRDETRHYSKMTGLTPVAKDFKSFEDYNMTKITIQDMANSQEFNEFCKHIENSFKGEVYTAKSQNFLFEVLNKNVNKGLILERVLKSYGISLDECVAFGDARNDLEMLKMVKYGVAMGNSDLGLKEQVNYVTDTNDNDGVAKFLKKYFLTQFVKYDKI; from the coding sequence ATGGAAATAAAAGCAGTAGCATTGGATTTAGATGGAACATTATTGGATTCTAATAAAAAGATTTCACAAGAGAATAGAAAAATTTTAAAACTTTTAGAAAGCAAGGGAGTAAAGATCATCATTGTGACTGGAAGAACCTATATCTCTGCCAAACCATATGCTGAGATGCTAGATATGGATAGCTTTGTAATAGCATACAATGGAGCAAAGGTTGTAAACTATAGAAATGATGAGGTTGTATTGGAGCTACCCCTAGAGGAGAGATATGCTAGAAGAATCATAGAGTTGGCTCAAGATAGGGATTTTCATATAAATCTATATCAGGATAACTGTTGGTTTGTAGAGGAATTGGATAGAGATGAAACAAGACACTATTCTAAGATGACGGGATTAACTCCTGTAGCTAAGGATTTTAAAAGCTTTGAAGACTATAATATGACTAAGATAACTATTCAAGATATGGCAAACTCTCAAGAGTTTAATGAGTTTTGCAAACATATAGAAAATAGTTTTAAGGGTGAGGTTTATACAGCTAAATCTCAAAACTTTCTATTTGAAGTGTTGAATAAAAATGTAAATAAAGGATTGATTTTAGAAAGAGTATTAAAAAGTTATGGGATATCGTTAGATGAGTGTGTAGCTTTTGGAGATGCTAGAAATGACTTGGAGATGTTGAAAATGGTAAAATATGGAGTTGCTATGGGTAACTCTGATCTAGGTTTAAAAGAACAGGTGAACTATGTGACAGATACCAATGATAATGATGGGGTAGCAAAATTTTTAAAAAAATATTTTTTGACACAATTTGTAAAATATGATAAAATTTAA
- a CDS encoding NifB/NifX family molybdenum-iron cluster-binding protein, with translation MKIAIGLEEENYDSKVDKRFGRAGYFIILDDESNQYEIIENDAKDEVTGAGLKVVKKLVSLGVEVIIAGEIGPKAETLIEEFEIPVYKLGECTTVEEVLKNYHEGKLEKHLFSSQFSGLRMA, from the coding sequence ATGAAAATTGCAATAGGACTTGAAGAAGAAAATTATGATTCTAAAGTTGATAAGAGATTTGGAAGAGCTGGATATTTCATTATTTTAGATGATGAGAGTAACCAATATGAGATAATTGAAAATGATGCCAAAGATGAAGTTACTGGTGCTGGATTAAAAGTTGTAAAAAAACTGGTCTCTCTTGGAGTTGAAGTGATAATTGCTGGGGAGATAGGACCTAAGGCTGAAACATTGATCGAAGAGTTTGAGATCCCTGTATATAAGCTTGGAGAATGTACTACTGTAGAAGAGGTATTGAAAAACTACCATGAGGGTAAACTTGAAAAACATCTGTTCTCATCACAATTTTCAGGTTTAAGAATGGCGTAG
- a CDS encoding ATP-binding protein, whose product MEIKEILVISGKGGTGKTSISSSLVPYFNNLIIADCDVDAPNLKILFNPTEVSEEKFFGMKKAFLDRDKCIDCGQCYKVCKFDAIDNPKKCEGCGACEYICPVNAITMKENHSGNIYVSETKYGKMVHATLFPGEENSGKLVSQVRKKAKELAKSSNSEYIILDGAPGIACNVISSLTGVKKVVIVTEPTLSGLHDLERVITLVEGFRLRPYFIINKYDLSSEISEQIEKFIREKGYEVDVKIPFDKQIMEAIKTKDIPSIKARDIFKNCGFENLVTKLKS is encoded by the coding sequence ATGGAAATTAAAGAGATTTTAGTTATTTCAGGAAAAGGTGGTACAGGTAAGACTAGTATTTCATCATCATTAGTTCCATATTTTAATAATCTAATCATTGCAGATTGTGATGTAGATGCTCCAAATTTAAAGATTCTTTTTAATCCAACTGAAGTAAGTGAAGAAAAGTTTTTTGGTATGAAAAAGGCTTTTTTAGACAGAGATAAATGTATAGATTGTGGACAATGTTATAAAGTTTGTAAATTTGATGCTATTGATAATCCTAAAAAATGTGAAGGGTGTGGAGCATGTGAATATATATGCCCTGTCAATGCTATTACTATGAAAGAAAATCATTCAGGTAATATCTATGTTTCAGAAACTAAATATGGAAAGATGGTTCATGCTACTCTCTTTCCTGGAGAGGAAAACTCTGGTAAATTGGTATCTCAAGTTAGAAAAAAAGCTAAAGAATTAGCAAAGAGTAGTAATTCTGAATATATCATATTAGATGGAGCTCCTGGAATAGCTTGTAACGTCATTAGCTCCTTGACTGGAGTAAAAAAGGTGGTTATTGTTACTGAACCAACTTTATCTGGACTCCACGATTTAGAAAGAGTAATCACTCTAGTTGAAGGATTTAGATTGAGACCATACTTCATTATCAATAAGTATGATCTATCCTCTGAAATCAGTGAGCAAATAGAGAAGTTTATCAGAGAAAAAGGATATGAAGTAGATGTAAAAATCCCTTTTGATAAACAGATTATGGAAGCTATAAAAACAAAAGATATCCCTTCTATAAAAGCAAGAGATATCTTTAAAAATTGTGGCTTTGAGAATCTAGTTACTAAATTAAAATCATAA
- the guaA gene encoding glutamine-hydrolyzing GMP synthase, whose product MKENSIVILDFGSQYNQLIARRVREMGVYAEVVPYFEPLDKILARKPKGIILSGGPASVYLEGAPTIDKELYAQGIPVLGICYGMQLTTHLMGGEVARADKQEFGKAELVIDEIDSPLFQDVPNNSKVWMSHNDHVTKMAPGFIQIGHTDSCVAATYNKDINTYCIQFHAEVTHSEYGTQILKNFVFNVAGCEKNWSMGNYIEETIKNIRETVGDKKVLLGLSGGVDSSVAATLIHKAIGDQLTCIFVDTGLLRKDEAKKVMEIYGENFHMNIKCIDAEERFLSKLAGVSDPETKRKIIGKEFIEVFDEEAAKLTDVEFLAQGTIYPDVIESMSVKGPSMTIKSHHNVGGLPEDMKFKLLEPLRELFKDEVRKVGRELGIPDHMVDRHPFPGPGLGIRILGEVDKQKADILREADDIFIEELRNADLYNKVSQAFVVLLPVKSVGVMGDERTYEYTAVLRSANTIDFMTATWSHLPFDFLERVSNRILNEVKGINRLAYDISSKPPATIEWE is encoded by the coding sequence ATGAAAGAAAATAGTATTGTTATACTAGACTTTGGTTCTCAGTACAATCAATTGATTGCTAGAAGAGTCAGAGAAATGGGTGTTTATGCTGAAGTTGTTCCTTACTTTGAACCTTTAGACAAAATACTTGCTAGAAAGCCAAAGGGAATAATTTTATCAGGGGGACCTGCTTCTGTTTATTTAGAAGGAGCACCAACTATAGACAAGGAGCTATATGCACAAGGGATACCAGTATTAGGTATTTGTTACGGAATGCAATTGACTACTCACTTAATGGGTGGAGAGGTAGCAAGAGCTGACAAGCAAGAGTTTGGAAAAGCTGAATTAGTAATAGATGAGATTGATAGCCCTCTATTCCAAGATGTTCCAAATAATTCAAAAGTATGGATGAGTCACAATGACCATGTAACTAAAATGGCACCAGGATTTATCCAAATAGGGCATACAGATTCATGTGTTGCTGCTACTTACAATAAAGATATCAATACTTATTGTATTCAATTCCATGCTGAAGTTACTCACTCAGAATATGGAACACAAATTCTTAAAAACTTTGTATTTAATGTAGCTGGTTGTGAAAAAAATTGGTCTATGGGTAACTACATAGAGGAAACAATAAAGAATATTAGAGAGACTGTAGGAGATAAGAAAGTATTATTAGGACTTTCAGGAGGAGTTGACTCTTCTGTTGCTGCTACTCTTATTCATAAAGCAATTGGAGATCAATTAACTTGTATCTTCGTTGATACAGGACTTTTAAGAAAAGATGAAGCTAAAAAAGTTATGGAGATCTATGGAGAAAACTTCCATATGAACATCAAATGTATAGATGCTGAAGAGAGATTCCTATCTAAGTTAGCTGGTGTATCTGATCCTGAAACAAAAAGAAAAATAATAGGAAAAGAGTTTATTGAGGTATTTGATGAAGAGGCTGCTAAATTAACAGATGTTGAGTTCTTAGCACAAGGAACTATCTATCCAGATGTTATTGAGTCTATGTCTGTAAAAGGACCTTCTATGACAATAAAATCTCACCACAATGTTGGTGGACTTCCTGAAGATATGAAATTCAAACTTCTTGAGCCATTAAGAGAGTTATTCAAAGATGAAGTAAGAAAAGTTGGAAGAGAGTTAGGAATTCCTGATCATATGGTTGATAGACATCCATTCCCAGGACCAGGACTTGGAATTAGAATATTAGGTGAAGTTGATAAACAAAAAGCTGATATCTTAAGAGAAGCTGACGATATATTTATCGAAGAGCTAAGAAATGCTGACCTATATAATAAAGTAAGCCAAGCTTTTGTTGTACTATTACCAGTAAAATCTGTTGGAGTAATGGGAGACGAGAGAACTTATGAGTATACAGCAGTTTTAAGATCTGCTAATACTATTGACTTTATGACTGCTACTTGGTCACACTTACCATTTGACTTCTTAGAGAGAGTTTCTAATAGAATCTTAAATGAGGTTAAAGGTATTAATAGATTGGCCTATGATATCTCATCTAAGCCACCTGCAACTATCGAGTGGGAATAA
- a CDS encoding NAD(P)H-dependent oxidoreductase, with protein MNSQLKSIALMLVLGIGVIGVYNHMYGEKKISVKVINSNDYSSTFSKEERAKLDAITSASVVAENYIREYTPNGFTDSDSKKAIVIVGEPRKNSIMYDMVYTTMRSLEESGVEVELRDLYNMNWNPVLHPDEFYSQKDGIGSVPEDVAKEQELIKKADYIIFIYPNWHDSATSIVKGYQERVFSRNFAYEVGEKGHRGLLAGKSMFTIMNCGYLGGGRGYIDGGKGIEDEKWNKYMLAYKVFDDDTADWWGVKNLGRFMNDRYPQPTSTNFEKDLNQLREELKTEILKAFSLNAR; from the coding sequence ATGAATAGTCAATTAAAAAGTATAGCACTAATGTTAGTTTTAGGAATAGGTGTAATAGGGGTATATAATCATATGTATGGGGAGAAGAAGATCAGTGTAAAAGTAATAAATTCAAATGATTACTCTTCAACTTTTTCTAAGGAAGAGAGAGCAAAATTAGATGCTATAACTTCAGCTTCAGTAGTAGCAGAAAATTATATAAGAGAGTATACACCCAATGGATTTACAGATAGTGATAGTAAAAAAGCTATAGTAATAGTTGGGGAACCGAGAAAAAACTCGATAATGTATGATATGGTTTACACTACTATGAGATCTTTGGAGGAGAGTGGAGTAGAGGTTGAACTGAGAGATCTTTATAATATGAATTGGAATCCAGTATTACACCCTGATGAGTTTTATTCACAAAAAGATGGAATTGGCAGTGTTCCTGAAGATGTAGCAAAAGAGCAAGAGCTTATAAAAAAAGCTGACTATATAATTTTTATCTATCCAAATTGGCATGATTCTGCTACCTCAATAGTAAAAGGTTATCAAGAGAGAGTATTCTCTAGAAATTTTGCCTATGAAGTGGGAGAGAAGGGGCATAGAGGTTTACTTGCTGGAAAATCTATGTTTACAATTATGAACTGTGGATATTTAGGTGGTGGAAGAGGTTATATAGATGGCGGAAAAGGAATAGAAGATGAAAAATGGAATAAATATATGTTAGCTTATAAAGTTTTTGATGATGATACAGCAGATTGGTGGGGAGTAAAAAATTTAGGTAGGTTTATGAATGACAGATATCCACAACCTACCTCGACTAATTTTGAAAAAGATCTAAATCAATTGAGAGAAGAGCTTAAAACAGAGATTTTAAAAGCTTTCTCACTAAATGCTAGATAA
- a CDS encoding choloylglycine hydrolase family protein gives MKKFLKTVLGIFLILASNALACTGITVKTGDNKMIQGRTIEYGEGNLNSKLVISPRGKEYQSLTPEGKFEGHKWKAKYGFVGASLINELFIGEGINEAGLNAGLFYFPHYGSLAKYEKSSAKRSIVDMQFVSWILSNFSTVEELKKGLKDIKIVNIALDEKGNPLPTAHWRVGDANGGNIVIEIVNNGEVKIHENKVGVISNSPDYEWHVKNLNNYVNAYAGNAQSYELNGQKIFSFGAGTGALGLPGDITPPSRFVRAFYFLSTIKPINNSKEGVEEAFHILNNFDIPIGVEYSKEHKQYIPKDLPSATQWTAISSLNDREFYYKTMYNSQIRKVDLKKIDFSTVKYQANPLDKKPEESIEELVF, from the coding sequence ATGAAAAAATTTTTAAAAACTGTATTAGGGATTTTCTTGATCTTAGCAAGTAATGCACTTGCTTGTACAGGAATTACAGTAAAGACAGGGGATAATAAGATGATACAGGGGAGAACAATAGAGTATGGAGAGGGAAATCTAAATAGTAAATTGGTAATCTCTCCAAGAGGAAAGGAGTATCAATCACTTACACCAGAGGGAAAATTTGAAGGACATAAATGGAAAGCAAAATATGGTTTTGTAGGTGCATCTCTGATAAATGAATTATTTATTGGAGAGGGGATAAATGAAGCTGGACTGAATGCAGGACTTTTCTATTTTCCACACTATGGAAGTTTGGCAAAATATGAGAAAAGTTCAGCTAAAAGATCTATTGTTGATATGCAATTTGTGAGTTGGATTCTTTCTAATTTCTCTACTGTTGAGGAGTTGAAGAAGGGATTAAAGGATATCAAAATAGTTAATATAGCTCTTGATGAAAAGGGGAATCCATTACCAACAGCACACTGGAGAGTTGGAGATGCTAATGGTGGAAATATAGTAATAGAGATTGTAAATAACGGTGAGGTAAAAATTCATGAAAATAAAGTTGGAGTTATCTCAAATTCACCAGACTATGAGTGGCATGTAAAAAACTTAAATAACTATGTCAATGCTTATGCAGGGAATGCACAGAGCTATGAATTAAATGGGCAAAAAATATTCTCATTTGGAGCTGGAACAGGAGCTTTAGGATTACCAGGAGATATAACTCCACCTTCAAGATTTGTAAGAGCTTTTTATTTCCTATCTACTATAAAACCAATAAACAATAGTAAAGAGGGAGTAGAGGAAGCTTTTCATATTTTAAATAACTTTGATATACCAATAGGGGTTGAATATTCAAAAGAGCATAAGCAATATATACCGAAAGATCTTCCAAGTGCAACACAATGGACAGCAATCAGTAGCTTAAATGATAGAGAGTTTTATTATAAAACTATGTATAACAGTCAAATTAGAAAGGTGGATTTGAAAAAAATTGACTTCTCAACTGTAAAATATCAAGCTAATCCATTGGATAAAAAACCAGAGGAGAGCATAGAGGAGTTAGTTTTCTAA
- a CDS encoding NifB/NifX family molybdenum-iron cluster-binding protein, with amino-acid sequence MTNEILRVGFPTNDEVNVEEHFGHCAKFVVFSIEDGKIVNREVLEAPEHAPGVFPRFIADNNINVVITGGMGQRAIDLIKENGGQVILGASGNIASVLKVFLDGALYSKGSACAHHHHDEGHKCEH; translated from the coding sequence ATGACAAATGAAATTTTAAGAGTGGGGTTCCCAACAAATGACGAAGTAAATGTAGAGGAGCATTTTGGTCATTGTGCTAAGTTTGTTGTATTCTCAATTGAAGATGGAAAAATAGTTAATAGAGAGGTTCTAGAAGCACCTGAACATGCACCTGGAGTATTCCCTAGATTCATAGCTGATAACAATATCAATGTAGTTATCACAGGTGGAATGGGACAAAGAGCTATTGATCTTATAAAAGAAAATGGTGGACAAGTAATATTAGGAGCTAGTGGAAATATTGCTAGTGTTTTAAAAGTATTCTTAGATGGAGCTCTATACTCTAAAGGATCTGCTTGTGCTCATCATCACCATGATGAAGGACACAAATGTGAACACTAA
- a CDS encoding ATP-binding protein, producing MKIAVLSGKGGTGKTTFSSSFAFVTKSLLIDTDIEEPNSHIFLKGKTSQEVSIFNHFPKVDMKKCTLCGKCGDFCRFNAIIPAKNRVVIFGESCHDCGGCQLVCPTNAISWEKREIGKIFVEKSYFNSDLLYGKLNIGEMSGVKIIKELHSMAKSEDIIIDCPPGTSCNTVNALEGSDFAILVTEPSPFGLSDMKLVVQLLQDMEIPFGIVINKADNENSEILDFCYKNSIEILGELPFSREVTKSYSEGKIIADALPDSQEIFKNILKKVKEYGN from the coding sequence ATGAAAATAGCCGTTTTAAGTGGTAAAGGAGGTACAGGTAAAACTACTTTCAGTAGTAGTTTTGCCTTTGTAACTAAATCTCTTCTAATAGATACAGATATAGAGGAACCAAATTCACATATCTTTTTAAAGGGAAAAACTTCTCAAGAGGTATCAATTTTCAATCACTTTCCAAAGGTTGATATGAAAAAATGTACTCTCTGTGGAAAATGTGGTGATTTTTGTAGGTTTAATGCTATTATCCCAGCTAAAAATCGTGTTGTCATATTTGGTGAAAGCTGTCACGACTGTGGTGGTTGTCAGTTAGTTTGTCCTACAAATGCTATCTCTTGGGAGAAGAGAGAGATTGGAAAGATATTTGTAGAGAAGAGTTATTTTAATTCTGATCTACTTTATGGAAAACTAAACATTGGTGAGATGTCTGGAGTAAAGATTATAAAGGAACTTCACAGTATGGCAAAGAGTGAAGATATCATAATAGATTGTCCACCTGGTACCTCTTGCAACACTGTAAATGCCTTAGAAGGTAGTGATTTTGCTATATTAGTTACTGAACCTTCTCCTTTTGGATTGAGTGATATGAAATTGGTTGTTCAATTACTGCAAGATATGGAGATTCCTTTTGGAATAGTTATTAACAAAGCTGATAATGAGAACAGTGAAATTTTAGACTTTTGTTATAAAAACTCCATTGAGATTTTAGGAGAACTTCCTTTTTCAAGAGAGGTAACAAAATCCTATTCAGAGGGAAAAATAATTGCAGATGCTCTTCCCGACTCTCAAGAGATATTCAAAAATATTTTAAAAAAGGTGAAAGAGTATGGAAATTAA
- the sppA gene encoding signal peptide peptidase SppA: MKFLKAIKNFLLKVLLFVVKELFSFIIKFFLVLIVIATILGGVLKYSSKEGESVIKNGSYVEIDLGKEYPERLENLPKFLLDGESNFYSLLTKLDGINRDEKIDGVLLKVDNLSLDRAQIEELGSRLDRLRESGKRVVVYGVEMNNRNYSLALHGSEIYMPGTMSANVNITGYYSQLAYYKGLADRLGVKFNVIHVGDYKSYGENFTKNTMSKEYRENIVRLNDKIYSNFINKISDRRKVNRELIDSKVLAGDFVFSEPYQMKKFNLIDEFAYEEEIKRAIGEDKIVALSNYQENTQISKDKIAIIYAEGTIVLNGEKGGIGSSVFPARIFNELEKAKKDSSIKGIVLRINSPGGSALASNLISNRLKEISKEKPVYISIGGVAASGGYYIAANGNKIFAEKESITGSIGVVSLIPNFNEMMKKIDVNVESVKKGEYSDLFSLTKNFTAEDEEKIYGSSVKVYNEFLDVVAQGRGLDRNYVHTIAQGKVWLGEEGKELGLVDEIGGLEDTISSLAKELNLQNYSCVEIVESESINSVIKGYIPFKTFFKEISSISYEKELYFKPIYFFPYNI; the protein is encoded by the coding sequence ATGAAATTTTTAAAAGCGATAAAAAATTTTTTGTTGAAGGTTTTACTTTTTGTTGTAAAAGAGCTTTTCTCTTTTATAATAAAATTTTTCTTAGTATTGATTGTGATAGCAACTATACTAGGAGGTGTATTAAAATACTCATCTAAAGAGGGTGAGAGTGTAATTAAAAATGGGAGCTATGTAGAGATTGATCTAGGGAAGGAGTATCCTGAAAGATTGGAGAATCTACCTAAATTTTTATTAGATGGAGAGAGTAATTTCTACTCACTTTTAACAAAATTAGATGGTATAAATAGAGATGAAAAGATAGATGGAGTTTTGTTAAAGGTGGATAATCTATCTCTAGATAGAGCTCAGATAGAGGAATTGGGAAGTAGATTGGATAGGTTGAGAGAGAGTGGAAAAAGAGTGGTAGTTTATGGTGTGGAGATGAACAATAGAAACTACTCATTAGCTCTACATGGAAGTGAAATTTATATGCCTGGAACAATGAGTGCAAATGTAAATATAACTGGGTACTATAGCCAATTAGCTTATTATAAGGGACTTGCAGATAGATTGGGAGTTAAATTCAATGTTATCCATGTGGGAGACTATAAGTCTTATGGAGAGAATTTTACTAAGAATACAATGTCTAAAGAGTATAGAGAGAATATTGTAAGATTAAACGATAAGATATATAGCAACTTTATCAATAAGATTTCTGATAGAAGAAAGGTAAATAGAGAGTTGATAGATAGTAAAGTTTTAGCTGGTGACTTTGTTTTCTCAGAGCCATATCAAATGAAGAAATTTAATTTGATAGATGAGTTTGCTTATGAAGAGGAGATAAAAAGAGCCATAGGAGAGGATAAGATAGTAGCACTTTCAAACTATCAAGAGAACACTCAGATTTCAAAAGACAAGATAGCTATAATATATGCAGAAGGGACTATTGTTTTAAATGGAGAGAAGGGTGGAATTGGAAGTAGTGTTTTTCCAGCTCGAATTTTTAATGAGTTAGAAAAAGCTAAAAAAGATAGTTCTATCAAAGGAATTGTATTGAGAATAAACTCTCCAGGAGGATCAGCTTTAGCTTCAAATTTGATAAGTAATAGACTAAAAGAGATTAGCAAGGAGAAACCTGTATATATTTCTATTGGTGGAGTGGCTGCTTCAGGGGGATACTATATAGCAGCTAATGGGAATAAGATTTTTGCTGAGAAAGAGAGTATTACAGGATCAATAGGGGTGGTTAGTTTAATACCAAACTTTAATGAGATGATGAAAAAGATAGATGTAAATGTAGAGAGTGTAAAAAAGGGAGAGTATTCAGATCTATTCTCATTAACTAAAAATTTTACAGCAGAGGATGAGGAAAAGATATATGGCTCAAGTGTGAAGGTGTATAATGAGTTTTTAGATGTGGTAGCACAAGGAAGAGGTTTGGATAGAAATTATGTTCATACAATAGCACAAGGAAAAGTGTGGCTAGGAGAAGAGGGAAAAGAGTTGGGCTTAGTAGATGAGATAGGAGGATTGGAAGATACAATCTCATCACTGGCTAAGGAGTTAAACTTACAAAATTATAGCTGTGTGGAGATAGTAGAGAGCGAAAGTATAAATAGTGTGATTAAAGGATATATACCATTTAAAACATTTTTTAAGGAAATTTCAAGTATCTCATATGAAAAAGAGTTGTATTTTAAACCGATTTACTTTTTTCCATACAATATTTAG
- a CDS encoding DUF134 domain-containing protein yields the protein MPRCKKQRCCRILENERVFKPVGVPLFEMEMVEIEIDELEAVRLCDFENKSQIETAEIMKISRGTVQRLLSSGRKKILDGLLHHKAIKLKNTGDGYNDK from the coding sequence ATGCCAAGATGTAAAAAACAAAGATGTTGCCGTATCTTAGAAAATGAAAGAGTCTTTAAACCTGTAGGAGTTCCTCTCTTTGAGATGGAGATGGTTGAGATTGAGATAGATGAATTAGAAGCTGTTAGATTATGTGATTTTGAGAATAAGAGTCAGATTGAAACAGCTGAGATTATGAAAATCTCAAGAGGTACTGTACAAAGACTTTTAAGTTCTGGAAGAAAAAAGATATTAGATGGTCTATTACATCACAAAGCAATAAAATTAAAAAACACAGGAGATGGTTATAATGACAAATGA